In Solobacterium moorei, a single genomic region encodes these proteins:
- a CDS encoding RusA family crossover junction endodeoxyribonuclease, with amino-acid sequence MIKKESGTKFHKSFFMAMKRVPTSTAQEKKFNTKTGAVYLDERAAKAKKSLDDALSKFDKFIPVKFDVPTTEQIERLKTLDDKIETKVHRGLQGAVKLKTIWCFPEGDNKEQKDGMPKTTKPDTDNLIKQLKDVMANRGWFNKGDQQVVDEQTVKIHSKTTGIFVDISEI; translated from the coding sequence ATGATTAAAAAAGAGAGTGGTACAAAGTTTCATAAGTCTTTCTTCATGGCAATGAAACGTGTACCGACTTCGACTGCTCAAGAAAAAAAGTTTAATACAAAAACTGGAGCGGTGTATTTGGACGAAAGAGCAGCTAAAGCCAAAAAGTCTTTGGATGATGCTTTGTCTAAATTTGATAAGTTTATCCCAGTTAAGTTTGATGTGCCTACAACAGAACAAATCGAAAGATTAAAAACGTTGGATGACAAAATCGAAACGAAGGTACATCGTGGATTGCAAGGTGCAGTTAAGTTAAAGACTATCTGGTGCTTTCCAGAAGGTGACAACAAAGAACAGAAGGATGGTATGCCTAAAACAACCAAGCCTGATACCGATAACTTAATCAAGCAACTAAAAGACGTGATGGCAAATCGTGGATGGTTCAACAAAGGTGACCAACAGGTGGTTGATGAACAGACCGTCAAGATCCATTCAAAGACTACAGGGATATTCGTGGATATCTCTGAAATTTGA
- a CDS encoding terminase small subunit yields the protein MKKIDAELESRGMKEISKTKGGENLKLAQKDKELNAAVSAVLNNYLDLLDKTPIQTPEECAERLRKFFEGCAERGQLATIESMALELGMTNQQMNDWINNQTKGEVVSLMLQKAKQIIAAQDAELALRNRINSILYIFRSKNFYGMVDKREIINNRPENELDKKSKAELEDRYADIIDIDSENEE from the coding sequence ATGAAAAAGATTGATGCAGAACTAGAAAGCAGGGGCATGAAAGAAATCTCAAAAACTAAAGGTGGAGAAAATCTTAAACTTGCACAGAAAGATAAAGAACTAAACGCAGCTGTTTCCGCAGTTCTTAACAATTATCTGGATTTACTGGATAAAACACCAATCCAAACTCCAGAAGAATGTGCAGAAAGATTGAGAAAATTTTTTGAAGGATGTGCAGAACGTGGTCAACTGGCAACCATTGAATCAATGGCACTTGAGTTAGGGATGACTAACCAGCAAATGAACGATTGGATTAATAATCAAACAAAGGGCGAAGTGGTTTCCTTAATGTTACAAAAGGCTAAGCAGATCATAGCTGCACAGGATGCAGAACTGGCTTTGCGTAATCGGATCAATTCAATTCTGTATATTTTTAGATCCAAGAACTTCTATGGGATGGTGGATAAGAGAGAGATTATCAACAATAGACCAGAGAATGAGCTGGATAAGAAATCAAAGGCAGAACTGGAAGATAGATACGCAGATATTATCGATATCGATTCAGAAAATGAAGAATAA
- a CDS encoding recombinase family protein, with protein sequence MKKAIAYLRFSTKGQINFKKYEDTSQFIRISEYANKEGYTILDTIIDTCSGMQKGERKLDAYINEHNNNLNGVTVIVSAYDRVARDKEILHYYLELLRKYHMELVSTNDIFPKETDLDLCSAINRYCAKNNCTVDEFIDEFSKGMVQTSDEIYRKENLC encoded by the coding sequence ATGAAAAAGGCGATTGCATATTTAAGATTTAGTACAAAAGGACAAATAAACTTTAAAAAATACGAAGATACATCGCAATTTATCAGAATTTCAGAGTATGCAAATAAAGAAGGCTATACCATCTTAGATACTATTATCGATACTTGTAGTGGAATGCAAAAAGGCGAAAGAAAATTGGATGCATATATCAATGAACACAACAACAATCTCAATGGGGTAACTGTTATTGTTTCTGCATATGATAGAGTTGCTAGAGACAAAGAAATTTTGCATTATTATTTAGAGTTATTAAGAAAATATCATATGGAACTTGTATCAACAAATGATATTTTTCCAAAAGAAACAGATTTAGACTTATGCAGTGCTATAAACAGATATTGTGCGAAAAATAATTGTACTGTAGATGAATTTATTGATGAATTTTCAAAAGGAATGGTACAAACTTCTGATGAAATATATAGAAAGGAAAACTTATGTTAA
- a CDS encoding helix-turn-helix domain-containing protein, giving the protein MKMTEQEMIIKGLNVRGWSQTELAKRMGMKGQTNIARYIYQSKNIGVKNFVSIMNAMGYEVIVKDKMASEKNSEEWLLSGKENEKGETL; this is encoded by the coding sequence ATGAAAATGACAGAACAGGAAATGATTATCAAAGGTTTAAATGTTCGTGGTTGGTCGCAGACTGAATTAGCAAAGAGAATGGGTATGAAGGGACAGACAAATATTGCCAGATACATCTACCAAAGTAAGAACATCGGAGTAAAGAATTTTGTATCAATCATGAACGCTATGGGATATGAAGTTATCGTCAAGGATAAGATGGCTAGTGAGAAGAATAGTGAAGAATGGCTTTTAAGTGGGAAGGAAAATGAGAAAGGAGAAACTTTATGA
- a CDS encoding recombinase family protein, with translation MIYGYARVSTKGQSMYGNGLEAQIEELNKHHCEVIFKDVYSGAKRDRPELQKLLDTLQSGDYLYVCKLDRIARSLKDGLEIIDTIVNKGCKLNILNIGEFSDTPAGRLTINIMLAISEFERKIIQERTLAGKEIAKENNPNYKEGRKQIPINKDKFLEYKQLVDNKKISMRKACRELGISTHKYYAEVERMVI, from the coding sequence ATGATTTATGGATATGCTCGTGTTAGCACAAAAGGGCAATCAATGTATGGTAATGGTTTGGAAGCACAGATAGAAGAATTGAACAAACACCATTGCGAAGTGATATTCAAAGATGTGTATAGTGGTGCGAAAAGGGATAGACCAGAGTTACAAAAGTTGCTTGATACATTACAGAGCGGTGATTATTTGTATGTTTGTAAGTTAGATCGCATTGCAAGAAGTCTCAAGGATGGATTGGAAATTATCGATACCATTGTCAATAAAGGTTGCAAGTTGAATATCTTAAATATTGGAGAGTTCAGCGACACACCAGCAGGAAGGCTTACGATTAATATTATGTTGGCTATCAGCGAGTTTGAACGAAAGATAATTCAAGAACGTACACTTGCAGGCAAGGAAATTGCGAAAGAAAACAATCCGAACTATAAAGAAGGCCGCAAACAGATACCTATCAACAAAGATAAATTCTTAGAATATAAGCAGCTAGTGGATAATAAAAAAATCTCCATGCGAAAAGCATGTAGAGAGTTGGGTATCAGCACACATAAGTATTATGCAGAAGTAGAAAGGATGGTTATATGA
- a CDS encoding AAA family ATPase — MADIEEIKEALQYIDPVRLDYSEWLQIGMAIKDAGATCDIWDTWSRRDSARYVQGETWNKWVSFQDSGITEKTLFKMAVDNGYKNSCDYGGHALNWNDEIYDVDYVVDRSWLERDDIKFPNKNTWQPIKEIETYLTTLFNNDDHVGYCVKSRELENGKMIPYDSGNYSRTCGQLLEELHKTKNIGTTFGDYNKKGGAWIRFNPLDGTGVKDKNVSEYRYALIESDNMDIGVQSALLRKLELPIAVMMYSGNKSIHAIVRVDALNEIQYKKRVDYLYGICKKNGFDLDKANKNPSRLSRFPGFERNGNYQFIIDTNIGKGSWEEWEEYIEDISDNLPEFENLERLLQNPPQLADELIEGVLRTGHKMLISGASKTSKSFMLIELAYAIAEGMNWMGKRCKQGKVLYVNLEVDRASCINRISEVYKAFEMSVGNHANNIDIWNLRGHATTMEKLAPKLIRRCEKQGYIAVIIDPIYKVMNGDENKAGDMAAFCNQFDAIANALNCSVIYCHHFSKGFQGGKKSIDRASGSGVFARDPDAILTVTELDVPESLVETNGIPLRIEYTLREFKPLEPTDVWNRYPIHYVDYDGILSEYEPESAALFNQKNISSFNAKRQNSTIVKLESAYQTLVEKVENGEVEYIKLPEMAKLYGGAYSEKANRNKFKKLLSKNGFDIIDHGINGEKGSLASEVIKVDDDDDDVW, encoded by the coding sequence ATGGCAGATATTGAAGAAATCAAAGAAGCCTTGCAATACATTGATCCAGTACGTTTAGATTATTCTGAATGGCTACAAATCGGTATGGCAATAAAAGATGCTGGAGCAACATGCGACATATGGGATACGTGGTCCAGAAGAGATAGTGCAAGATATGTGCAAGGTGAGACTTGGAACAAGTGGGTAAGTTTCCAAGATTCTGGAATAACAGAAAAAACACTGTTCAAAATGGCCGTAGACAACGGCTACAAAAACAGTTGTGATTATGGTGGACACGCATTAAATTGGAATGATGAGATTTACGATGTTGATTATGTTGTTGATAGATCATGGCTTGAAAGAGACGATATCAAGTTCCCTAATAAGAACACATGGCAACCAATTAAAGAGATAGAAACGTATTTAACAACATTATTCAACAATGATGATCATGTTGGATATTGTGTAAAATCACGTGAGTTAGAAAATGGAAAGATGATTCCATACGATAGTGGAAATTACAGTCGTACATGTGGGCAACTTTTAGAAGAATTACACAAGACAAAAAACATTGGTACTACATTCGGTGATTACAACAAAAAAGGTGGTGCATGGATCAGATTCAATCCATTAGATGGTACAGGTGTAAAGGATAAAAACGTATCGGAATATCGTTATGCACTCATTGAAAGTGACAACATGGATATCGGTGTACAAAGTGCATTACTTCGCAAATTGGAATTACCAATTGCAGTCATGATGTACAGTGGTAACAAATCAATCCATGCAATTGTAAGAGTAGACGCACTTAACGAAATTCAATACAAGAAACGTGTTGATTATTTATATGGTATTTGCAAAAAGAATGGCTTTGATTTAGATAAGGCAAATAAAAACCCTAGTCGATTATCACGTTTCCCTGGTTTTGAGAGAAATGGAAATTATCAATTTATCATTGACACAAACATTGGTAAAGGCTCTTGGGAAGAATGGGAAGAATATATCGAAGATATTTCAGACAATTTACCAGAGTTTGAGAACCTTGAAAGGCTATTACAAAACCCACCACAATTAGCAGATGAGTTAATAGAAGGTGTGCTTAGAACAGGTCATAAAATGCTTATCAGTGGTGCTAGTAAAACCAGTAAGTCATTCATGCTGATTGAGTTAGCGTATGCAATCGCAGAAGGTATGAATTGGATGGGTAAACGTTGTAAGCAAGGCAAAGTCTTATACGTCAATTTAGAAGTCGATAGAGCGTCATGTATCAACCGTATCAGTGAAGTGTATAAAGCGTTTGAGATGAGTGTAGGAAACCACGCTAATAATATTGATATTTGGAATTTACGCGGACACGCTACAACGATGGAGAAGCTTGCACCTAAACTCATTAGACGATGTGAGAAACAAGGCTACATTGCAGTCATCATAGATCCTATTTACAAGGTAATGAATGGTGATGAAAACAAAGCCGGCGATATGGCTGCATTCTGCAACCAGTTTGACGCTATCGCCAATGCTTTAAATTGCAGTGTTATTTATTGTCATCACTTCTCAAAGGGATTCCAAGGTGGTAAGAAGTCCATTGATAGAGCAAGCGGTTCCGGTGTATTCGCACGTGATCCAGACGCTATTCTTACAGTAACAGAGTTGGATGTACCAGAAAGTCTAGTGGAAACCAACGGAATACCACTTAGAATCGAGTACACTTTAAGAGAATTTAAACCATTAGAGCCGACTGATGTTTGGAACAGATACCCAATTCATTATGTGGATTATGACGGAATTTTAAGCGAATACGAACCAGAAAGTGCAGCTTTATTCAACCAAAAAAACATCTCAAGTTTTAATGCAAAACGTCAAAATTCAACCATCGTTAAATTAGAAAGTGCATATCAAACACTTGTAGAAAAGGTGGAAAATGGTGAAGTTGAATATATTAAATTGCCTGAAATGGCAAAGTTATATGGTGGTGCATATTCTGAAAAAGCTAATAGAAATAAGTTTAAAAAGCTTTTAAGTAAGAATGGATTCGATATAATCGACCACGGTATAAATGGCGAAAAAGGAAGTTTAGCAAGCGAAGTTATCAAAGTTGACGATGATGACGACGACGTATGGTGA
- a CDS encoding FtsK/SpoIIIE domain-containing protein: MFLQINDNQNLQINTHLLIAGSSGSGKSVALHALILSAMEQGYKLALVDPKRVELSFYKNISNLILPIAKTIEEAENVIQNIYDLMESRYKKMDKLEQRKSNEIPILLVIDEFSELIEQNKKLMQTIERIASLGRACNIHLILSTQYPIVKYVSNAIKSNSARLCFRCKSKMQYRIILEHYPDRTPPLYHGIYQDDSGEETLIKARYYTDSEIKARCEENQKHSFITNLLGH, encoded by the coding sequence ATGTTTTTACAAATTAATGATAATCAAAATTTACAAATTAATACTCATTTACTTATCGCTGGAAGTTCAGGAAGTGGCAAAAGTGTAGCACTTCACGCTTTAATCTTATCAGCAATGGAACAAGGGTATAAACTGGCGTTAGTAGATCCAAAACGTGTGGAGTTATCTTTTTATAAGAATATCAGCAATTTAATTTTACCAATCGCTAAAACAATTGAAGAAGCTGAAAACGTGATACAGAATATTTATGATTTGATGGAATCACGTTATAAAAAGATGGATAAATTAGAACAACGTAAGAGTAATGAAATTCCTATATTACTGGTTATTGATGAGTTCAGCGAACTAATCGAACAGAATAAAAAACTAATGCAAACAATCGAACGCATAGCCTCGCTAGGTCGTGCGTGCAATATTCACTTGATACTATCTACTCAATACCCTATCGTGAAATACGTTTCAAACGCTATCAAATCAAATAGTGCTCGCCTTTGTTTTCGTTGCAAGTCAAAAATGCAATATCGTATCATCTTAGAGCATTACCCAGACAGAACACCACCGCTATATCACGGAATTTACCAAGACGATAGCGGAGAAGAAACACTAATAAAAGCACGCTACTACACCGATTCAGAAATAAAAGCACGATGTGAAGAAAATCAAAAACACAGCTTTATAACTAACCTACTAGGTCACTAG